From Chryseobacterium shandongense, the proteins below share one genomic window:
- the nhaA gene encoding Na+/H+ antiporter NhaA, whose amino-acid sequence MNLTQYFKKFFSSNQASGIILIFCVAASLVIANTSAAESFQAFLDKEMGTDIFHLRYPVTIWINDGLMAIFFLLVGLEIKRELVEGELSSFKNASLPIFAAMGGMLVPAVIYAMLNYGTPYSNGWGIPMATDIAFSLAIISLLGNKIPNSIKIFLAALAIVDDLGAILVIAIFYTDQIHWMYLLLSVGTAALLFLLNFLKVTKIIFYLIPGLFLWYFLHHSGIHATIAGVLLAFSIPTNVSDIEISPLEKLEHQLHYPVSFLIMPVFALANTNITFTNEMISGVTSTLGIGIILGLVLGKLLGINLFSLLAIRLKLSSLPHNSTWKQMIGVGLLAGIGFTMSIFIALLSFKNEIEIQNEAKFAILIASFIAAVSGYLLLNLGSGRRFTEEDEN is encoded by the coding sequence ATGAATCTTACACAATATTTCAAAAAATTTTTCAGCAGCAATCAGGCTTCTGGAATTATTCTTATTTTCTGTGTTGCGGCATCACTAGTTATTGCAAATACATCTGCAGCAGAAAGCTTTCAGGCATTTTTGGATAAAGAAATGGGAACGGATATTTTTCATTTACGATATCCGGTAACTATATGGATTAATGATGGATTGATGGCGATTTTCTTCCTTTTGGTAGGACTGGAAATAAAAAGAGAATTAGTTGAAGGGGAGCTTTCATCGTTTAAAAATGCTTCTCTACCTATTTTTGCAGCAATGGGTGGAATGCTTGTTCCTGCAGTAATTTACGCAATGTTAAACTACGGAACACCGTACAGCAATGGCTGGGGAATTCCTATGGCAACGGATATTGCTTTTTCACTGGCCATTATTTCCTTGTTGGGAAATAAGATTCCTAATTCCATTAAAATCTTTCTGGCAGCCCTGGCTATCGTTGATGATTTAGGAGCTATTCTGGTGATTGCCATATTTTATACAGATCAGATTCACTGGATGTATTTGTTACTGTCTGTTGGCACAGCTGCTTTATTATTCTTACTGAATTTCCTAAAAGTCACCAAAATTATTTTTTATCTAATTCCTGGATTATTTTTATGGTATTTCCTGCATCATTCCGGGATTCACGCAACCATTGCGGGAGTACTGCTTGCATTTTCAATTCCTACCAACGTTTCGGATATAGAAATTTCCCCCCTGGAAAAGCTCGAACACCAACTTCATTACCCTGTAAGCTTTTTAATCATGCCGGTATTTGCTTTAGCGAATACCAATATTACCTTTACAAATGAAATGATTTCAGGTGTTACAAGTACTTTAGGAATAGGAATTATTTTAGGGCTTGTATTAGGAAAACTTTTAGGAATCAACCTGTTTTCTTTATTAGCTATACGATTAAAATTGAGCTCTTTACCTCATAACAGTACATGGAAGCAAATGATTGGGGTAGGATTGTTGGCTGGAATAGGATTCACCATGTCTATTTTTATTGCACTGCTGTCCTTTAAAAATGAAATTGAAATCCAGAATGAGGCTAAGTTTGCCATTCTTATCGCCTCTTTTATTGCTGCTGTTTCGGGATATCTTTTACTGAATCTCGGTTCTGGCAGAAGATTTACTGAAGAAGACGAAAATTAA
- a CDS encoding AMP-binding protein, producing the protein MNTDNLLKRSIENKELFWKEQAREIDWFEFPQTITSQDQHHYTQWFADGKLNMCYLCIDKHIEDGFGDQIAIIYDSPVTQQNKKYTFNEAREEISKLAGGLVSLGLKKGDTAVIYMPMIPQTLFAMLACARIGVIHNVVFGGFAPHELVVRIDDCKPKALITATAGVEIVKRIPYLPLVEKAIELAQNKVENIIVFNRKLVDNQHEMFEGLIDYEELVQKSEATECVAIESTHPLYLLYTSGTTGKPKGITRDTGGYATALKFSMKYIYGVEPGETYWAASDFGWAVGHSFSVYGPLINRNTTVIFEGKPIMTPDAGTFWRIISEYKVSVMFTAPTAIRAIKKEDPGGELVKKYDLSHFRKQFLAGERCDVATLDWFEEHIGVPAIDHWWQTESGWPMLGLMTLDDNYTIKRASAGKPIPGYDIKIFDENGYELDANHEGYLVIKLPLPPGALLGIWNDNERFQSSYLSQYNGYYFSGDGAIKDEDGYIFITGRVDDVINVAGHRLSTSEMEEIVSAHPDVAECAVVGIDDDLKGQIPFATVVLKNGSVISEEDIEKEIVKNIREKIGAVACLKNAMTVKRLPKTRSGKILRKLIRTLLDKKDFQIPSTIDDERIIGEIQQKIMEYRAENKN; encoded by the coding sequence ATGAATACAGACAATTTACTTAAACGAAGTATCGAAAATAAAGAGCTGTTCTGGAAAGAACAGGCTCGGGAAATCGACTGGTTTGAATTCCCGCAAACCATCACCTCCCAGGATCAGCATCATTATACCCAATGGTTTGCAGACGGAAAACTCAATATGTGCTACCTGTGTATCGATAAACACATTGAAGATGGTTTCGGAGATCAGATTGCCATCATTTATGATTCTCCGGTAACGCAACAAAATAAAAAATATACGTTCAATGAAGCCAGAGAAGAAATTTCCAAACTTGCAGGAGGATTGGTTTCTTTAGGTCTGAAAAAAGGTGATACCGCCGTTATTTACATGCCGATGATTCCACAGACACTTTTTGCGATGCTGGCCTGCGCGCGGATTGGCGTTATACATAATGTTGTTTTCGGAGGTTTTGCACCACATGAACTTGTTGTGAGAATCGATGATTGCAAGCCCAAAGCTTTAATCACCGCCACAGCAGGAGTAGAAATTGTCAAAAGAATTCCATACTTACCTTTGGTGGAAAAAGCTATTGAATTAGCCCAGAATAAAGTAGAAAACATAATTGTTTTCAATAGGAAATTAGTGGATAATCAGCATGAAATGTTTGAAGGTCTGATTGACTATGAAGAATTGGTCCAAAAATCGGAAGCAACAGAATGTGTTGCGATTGAATCTACCCATCCACTCTATTTACTATACACATCCGGAACCACCGGAAAACCGAAAGGAATCACTCGTGATACTGGCGGATACGCAACCGCATTAAAGTTTTCCATGAAATATATTTATGGTGTAGAGCCCGGCGAAACCTATTGGGCGGCCTCCGATTTCGGATGGGCAGTCGGTCACAGCTTTTCCGTTTACGGACCTTTAATCAACAGAAATACAACGGTAATTTTTGAAGGAAAACCCATAATGACACCCGATGCCGGAACATTTTGGAGAATTATTTCAGAATACAAAGTCTCTGTAATGTTTACAGCACCTACAGCGATCAGAGCCATCAAAAAAGAAGATCCTGGCGGAGAACTTGTAAAAAAATATGATCTGAGCCATTTCAGAAAACAGTTTCTTGCCGGAGAAAGGTGTGACGTTGCCACACTCGACTGGTTTGAAGAACATATCGGAGTTCCTGCAATTGATCATTGGTGGCAGACGGAATCCGGCTGGCCAATGTTGGGATTAATGACTTTAGATGATAATTACACCATCAAAAGAGCTTCCGCCGGAAAACCGATTCCCGGTTATGATATTAAAATTTTTGATGAAAACGGATATGAACTGGATGCTAATCATGAAGGCTATCTCGTGATTAAACTTCCGCTTCCCCCAGGAGCTTTATTGGGAATCTGGAACGACAATGAGCGTTTTCAAAGCAGCTATTTGTCACAATATAACGGCTATTATTTTTCCGGAGACGGAGCCATAAAAGATGAAGACGGCTACATTTTCATCACCGGAAGAGTAGATGATGTCATTAATGTTGCCGGACACAGGCTTTCAACATCAGAAATGGAAGAAATTGTTTCCGCGCATCCGGATGTTGCAGAATGTGCTGTTGTAGGAATTGATGATGATTTGAAAGGACAGATTCCTTTTGCAACAGTAGTTTTAAAGAACGGTTCCGTAATTTCCGAAGAAGATATCGAAAAAGAAATTGTAAAAAACATTCGCGAAAAAATTGGTGCCGTTGCCTGCCTGAAAAACGCAATGACTGTAAAACGTCTTCCTAAAACACGTTCCGGGAAAATATTAAGAAAGCTCATCAGAACACTTTTGGATAAAAAGGACTTCCAGATTCCATCAACTATTGATGACGAGAGAATTATTGGTGAAATTCAGCAAAAAATTATGGAGTACAGAGCAGAAAATAAAAATTAA
- a CDS encoding YihY/virulence factor BrkB family protein, with the protein MGLKLPKFILKIQKFFDDMHIPLLGISLWQMFQIYIRGIFKDKIGRKAAAISWSFTISLFPFILFILSVIPYMPHYERLQYYIFDVLMHNVFPASMEGDVRSYIEASIVPNMKGISNLTIVLALIFATNGTFSLINGFNESTREKMSDVKEFILSFFITIGFVLIVFLALFGLYYSEVVLKEFTPVYDVSWLTNNLSEIIGFVSFPLFYFILLTLFYWLGTVKIARFRQAIPGAILTTVLFVLTTYLFALYIKNIARYNVLYGSIGSMILLMIWVNVNVYLLLFGNELNIAIRKVRIEKLLSDELKKSRSQKTDSHKE; encoded by the coding sequence ATGGGTCTGAAACTTCCGAAATTTATACTGAAAATTCAAAAATTTTTTGATGATATGCACATTCCCTTATTGGGAATATCACTATGGCAGATGTTTCAGATTTATATCAGAGGAATTTTTAAAGATAAAATTGGAAGAAAAGCAGCCGCTATTTCCTGGAGTTTTACGATCAGTTTATTTCCATTCATTCTCTTTATCCTTTCGGTAATACCGTATATGCCGCATTATGAAAGACTTCAGTATTATATTTTTGATGTTCTGATGCATAATGTTTTTCCTGCAAGTATGGAAGGAGATGTTCGTAGTTATATTGAAGCAAGCATTGTCCCGAATATGAAAGGAATTAGCAACCTGACCATTGTTCTTGCATTGATATTTGCTACTAACGGAACATTTTCCCTCATCAATGGGTTTAATGAAAGCACCCGCGAAAAGATGAGCGATGTAAAAGAATTTATTCTCTCGTTTTTCATTACCATTGGCTTTGTGCTGATTGTTTTTCTCGCACTTTTCGGATTATATTATTCCGAAGTGGTGCTAAAGGAGTTTACGCCTGTTTATGATGTTTCATGGCTGACCAATAATCTTTCGGAAATTATAGGTTTTGTATCTTTTCCTTTATTCTATTTTATTCTTCTCACACTTTTTTACTGGTTGGGAACAGTAAAGATTGCGAGATTCAGACAGGCTATTCCGGGAGCTATTTTAACAACAGTATTGTTTGTATTAACGACTTATCTGTTTGCATTATACATAAAAAATATCGCACGGTACAACGTTCTTTACGGATCAATTGGAAGTATGATTCTTCTTATGATTTGGGTAAATGTAAACGTTTATCTTCTTCTTTTCGGTAATGAACTGAATATAGCTATCAGAAAAGTAAGAATCGAAAAATTATTGTCCGATGAATTGAAAAAGTCCAGAAGTCAAAAAACCGATTCTCATAAAGAATAA
- a CDS encoding RelA/SpoT family protein → MSYDLEQENKEILARYKDLISNTYRTLDEENNKLIRKAFDIALDAHKDQRRKSGEPYIYHPIAVAKIVATEIGLGATSIACALLHDVVEDSDYTYEDLKKIFGEKIANIVNGLTKISIMNHQNISVQSENYRKLLLTLSEDFRVILIKIADRLHNMRTLESMTPDKQKKIASETVYIYAPMAHRLGLYNIKSELEDLSLKYNNPDVYTEITEKLELAKESRERYIEEFKKEVSEKLHEEGLNFKIKGRAKAISSIYRKMLKQGVSFEEVYDNYAIRIIYKSDAKNEKFLAWKIYSIVTDVYHSNPSRMRDWITQPRSTGYESLHLTVLGPDKKWIEVQIRSERMDEIAEKGVAAHYKYKEGYKQSSEDRNFENWVTEIREVLEQQQNLSTSELLDNIKLNLYSKEVFVFTPKGEIKILPTNATALDFAFSVHSDLGMKCLGAKINGKLVPISYVLQNGDQVDILSSQNQKPKSDWLEFVVTSKAKSKIKSYLNSQKNQLVEEGKEILQRKLRHAKINFNDEEVNKLQKFFNLKTSQELFLKFQSNELDASSLRKYIESKNVFNNLLSRFRKSPSKNTAFVEPKEQNLDMIVFGKDEEKLNYSYAKCCTVIPGDKIFGFITISDGIKVHSDNCPNAINLRAQYDYRVIPAKWVNAESFKNRVKIEIEGLDRMGMINDITTVISGAMGMDMKSMSIESNDGIFTGTINLEVKNKSQLEQTFKKLNSINGVSKVRRL, encoded by the coding sequence ATGAGTTACGACTTAGAACAAGAAAACAAAGAAATCCTCGCCCGATACAAAGATCTGATTTCTAATACATATCGGACTTTGGATGAGGAAAATAATAAACTTATACGAAAAGCATTCGATATTGCATTGGATGCCCACAAAGATCAGCGAAGAAAATCTGGTGAACCATACATTTACCATCCTATTGCCGTAGCCAAAATTGTAGCAACGGAAATTGGTCTTGGCGCCACGTCTATTGCCTGTGCACTGCTCCATGATGTAGTGGAAGATTCCGATTATACCTATGAAGATCTGAAGAAAATTTTTGGTGAAAAAATAGCCAATATTGTCAATGGACTTACTAAGATCTCCATCATGAACCATCAGAACATTTCGGTTCAGTCGGAGAATTACAGAAAACTTCTCCTCACGCTTTCGGAAGACTTCAGGGTAATCCTGATCAAAATTGCAGACCGCCTTCACAACATGCGTACCCTGGAAAGTATGACCCCGGATAAGCAGAAAAAAATTGCTTCCGAGACTGTGTATATTTACGCTCCGATGGCGCACCGGTTAGGCTTGTACAACATCAAATCCGAACTTGAAGATTTATCTTTAAAATACAATAATCCGGACGTTTATACAGAAATTACAGAGAAACTCGAACTTGCTAAAGAAAGTCGCGAACGGTATATAGAAGAATTCAAAAAAGAAGTTTCTGAAAAACTTCATGAAGAAGGCCTGAATTTTAAAATAAAAGGGCGTGCAAAAGCTATTTCTTCCATTTACAGAAAAATGCTGAAGCAGGGCGTTTCTTTCGAGGAAGTGTATGATAATTACGCCATCAGGATTATTTATAAGTCTGACGCCAAGAACGAAAAATTCCTGGCATGGAAAATTTATTCTATCGTAACGGATGTTTATCACAGTAATCCTTCGAGAATGCGTGACTGGATCACACAGCCCCGTTCCACAGGATACGAAAGTCTGCATCTCACGGTTTTAGGACCTGATAAAAAGTGGATCGAAGTACAGATCCGTTCTGAAAGAATGGATGAAATTGCGGAAAAAGGTGTTGCTGCACACTATAAATACAAAGAAGGATATAAGCAAAGCTCCGAAGACAGGAATTTTGAAAACTGGGTAACGGAAATTCGTGAAGTATTGGAACAGCAGCAAAATCTTTCTACTTCCGAACTGTTGGATAACATCAAGCTCAACCTGTATTCTAAAGAGGTTTTTGTTTTCACGCCAAAAGGTGAAATTAAAATTCTGCCAACCAATGCAACGGCTCTAGACTTTGCGTTCTCGGTACATTCGGACTTGGGAATGAAATGTTTAGGTGCCAAAATCAATGGAAAACTGGTTCCAATTTCGTATGTTTTACAAAATGGGGATCAGGTTGATATCCTTTCGTCACAAAACCAAAAGCCAAAATCCGACTGGCTGGAATTTGTGGTTACCTCAAAAGCCAAATCGAAGATCAAGAGTTATTTAAACTCACAAAAAAATCAGTTGGTAGAAGAAGGAAAAGAGATTCTTCAGCGAAAGCTTCGTCATGCCAAGATCAACTTTAATGATGAAGAGGTGAATAAGCTTCAGAAGTTTTTTAATCTTAAAACTTCACAGGAACTTTTCCTAAAATTTCAGAGCAATGAACTTGACGCGAGCAGTCTGAGAAAATATATTGAAAGTAAAAACGTATTCAATAACCTGCTTTCAAGATTCAGGAAATCTCCTTCAAAAAATACTGCCTTTGTAGAGCCTAAAGAGCAGAACCTGGATATGATTGTCTTCGGTAAAGATGAAGAAAAGCTCAATTATAGCTATGCCAAATGTTGTACGGTGATTCCGGGAGATAAAATTTTCGGGTTTATTACCATTTCAGACGGAATCAAAGTACACAGTGATAACTGTCCGAATGCAATCAATCTCCGTGCGCAGTATGATTACAGAGTTATCCCTGCAAAATGGGTCAACGCGGAAAGTTTCAAAAACAGAGTAAAAATAGAGATTGAAGGGCTCGACAGAATGGGAATGATCAATGACATTACTACCGTCATCAGCGGGGCGATGGGCATGGATATGAAAAGTATGTCTATTGAATCCAACGACGGTATTTTCACAGGAACTATTAATCTTGAAGTAAAAAATAAAAGCCAGCTGGAGCAAACCTTTAAAAAACTTAATAGTATAAATGGGGTTTCAAAGGTGAGACGGTTGTAA
- a CDS encoding 23S rRNA (pseudouridine(1915)-N(3))-methyltransferase RlmH codes for MQINLLCIGKTDDKEITSLISYYIKRLPKHWNFEIIEIPDVKNAKNLSSELLKKEEARLFLNYIDRTDLVMILDEKGKQYTSREFSQKIDSWMNSSVKKIHLLIGGAYGFSEEIYTRANDKISLSKMTFTHQMIRLFIVEQLYRADQILQGKPYHND; via the coding sequence ATGCAGATTAACTTACTTTGTATCGGTAAAACGGATGATAAGGAAATTACTTCCCTGATCAGTTATTATATTAAAAGACTTCCTAAACACTGGAACTTTGAGATCATTGAAATTCCCGACGTAAAAAATGCAAAAAATCTGTCTTCCGAGCTTTTAAAAAAAGAAGAAGCCCGGCTCTTTTTGAATTATATTGACAGAACAGATCTGGTGATGATTCTTGATGAAAAAGGAAAACAGTATACCAGCCGAGAATTTTCACAGAAAATAGACTCGTGGATGAATTCTTCGGTAAAAAAAATTCATCTCCTTATTGGAGGTGCGTACGGATTTTCGGAAGAGATCTACACCAGAGCCAACGACAAGATATCGTTGTCAAAAATGACGTTCACACATCAGATGATTCGGCTGTTTATTGTAGAGCAACTGTATCGTGCAGATCAGATCTTGCAGGGAAAGCCGTATCATAATGACTGA
- the acs gene encoding acetate--CoA ligase — protein MRNYLIEDLPHYFEDYKKSIKNPKKFWDKIADENFVWYQRWSKVVKYDMNEAKISWFKNAKLNITKNCLDRHLSIRGDKTAIIWEPNDPKEEAQYISYSELYKRVNKTANVLKDLGIEKGDRVCIYLPMIPELAITMLACAKLGAIHSVIFAGFSASAVASRVNDCEAKMVITSDGSYRGNKVLDLKSIVDEALEKTPSVEKVLVVKRTNNEVSMKENRDFWMADLYENASPDFVTIIMDAEDPLFILYTSGSTGKPKGMLHTCAGYMVYTAYTFKNVFNYKENDIYWCTADIGWITGHSYILYGPLLNGATTVIFEGVPTYPQPDRFWEVIEKHKITQFYTAPTAIRSLAKESVEWVDKHDLSTLKVIGSVGEPINEEAWHWFNDHVGKKKCPIVDTWWQTETGGIMISPLPFVTPTKPTYATLPLPGIQPVLMDDKRNEIMGNQVTGNLCIRFPWPGIARTIWGDHQRYKETYFTAFPGKYFTGDGALRDEVGYYRITGRVDDVIIVSGHNLGTAPIEDSINQHPAVAESAIVGYPHDIKGNALYGYVVLKETGEGRQRENLKKEINQLISEQIGPIAKLDKIQFVSGLPKTRSGKIMRRILRKIAEGDFSNFGDITTLLNPEIVEEIKNERI, from the coding sequence ATGAGAAATTACCTGATAGAAGATTTACCACATTATTTTGAAGATTATAAAAAATCCATTAAAAATCCTAAAAAATTCTGGGATAAAATTGCCGACGAAAATTTTGTGTGGTATCAGCGATGGAGTAAAGTCGTAAAATACGATATGAATGAAGCCAAAATTTCATGGTTTAAAAATGCTAAATTAAATATTACCAAAAACTGTCTCGACAGGCATCTTTCCATACGAGGAGATAAAACCGCCATTATTTGGGAACCTAACGATCCTAAAGAAGAAGCACAATATATATCTTATAGCGAACTTTATAAAAGGGTCAACAAAACAGCCAATGTCTTGAAAGATCTGGGAATTGAAAAGGGTGACAGAGTATGCATTTATCTTCCGATGATTCCCGAACTGGCCATAACCATGCTCGCCTGTGCTAAACTGGGAGCTATTCATTCTGTGATTTTCGCCGGCTTTTCCGCTTCTGCCGTAGCTTCAAGAGTAAACGATTGTGAAGCAAAAATGGTGATTACTTCTGATGGAAGTTACCGCGGAAATAAAGTGTTAGATTTAAAAAGCATTGTAGACGAAGCTTTAGAAAAAACACCGAGCGTTGAAAAAGTACTGGTTGTTAAAAGAACCAATAATGAAGTCAGCATGAAGGAAAACAGAGATTTCTGGATGGCTGATTTATACGAAAATGCTTCACCCGATTTTGTTACAATCATTATGGATGCCGAAGATCCGCTGTTCATTTTATACACTTCCGGATCTACGGGAAAACCTAAAGGAATGCTTCATACCTGCGCCGGATACATGGTGTACACTGCATATACTTTTAAAAATGTCTTTAATTATAAAGAAAACGACATCTATTGGTGCACTGCAGATATCGGCTGGATCACCGGACATTCCTACATTCTGTACGGCCCGCTGCTAAACGGAGCAACCACCGTGATTTTCGAAGGAGTACCCACTTATCCCCAACCAGACAGATTTTGGGAAGTAATTGAAAAGCACAAAATTACACAATTCTATACCGCTCCTACAGCCATCCGTTCATTAGCTAAAGAGAGCGTAGAATGGGTAGACAAACATGATTTGAGCACATTAAAAGTAATAGGATCAGTAGGAGAACCCATTAATGAAGAAGCGTGGCATTGGTTTAATGATCATGTTGGAAAGAAAAAATGCCCGATTGTCGATACATGGTGGCAAACGGAAACCGGGGGAATTATGATTTCTCCACTACCTTTCGTAACGCCTACCAAACCTACCTACGCCACTTTACCCCTTCCGGGAATACAACCGGTGCTGATGGATGATAAACGCAATGAAATTATGGGAAATCAGGTTACCGGAAATCTTTGCATCCGTTTTCCTTGGCCGGGAATTGCCAGAACCATTTGGGGAGATCATCAGCGGTATAAAGAGACGTATTTTACCGCTTTCCCGGGAAAATACTTTACCGGTGACGGAGCGCTTCGCGATGAGGTAGGATATTACAGAATTACGGGTCGTGTGGACGATGTGATTATCGTTTCAGGGCATAATCTGGGAACTGCTCCCATTGAAGACAGCATCAACCAGCATCCTGCTGTAGCAGAATCTGCCATCGTAGGTTACCCTCACGATATAAAAGGAAATGCATTATACGGATACGTTGTTTTGAAAGAAACCGGAGAAGGCAGACAAAGGGAAAATCTTAAAAAAGAAATCAATCAGCTTATTTCTGAACAAATCGGGCCGATTGCAAAACTGGATAAAATTCAATTTGTGTCCGGATTACCAAAAACACGATCAGGAAAGATTATGCGTAGAATATTAAGGAAGATTGCAGAAGGGGATTTCAGTAATTTCGGGGATATTACTACTCTTCTTAATCCTGAGATTGTTGAAGAGATAAAAAATGAAAGGATATAA
- a CDS encoding tetratricopeptide repeat protein, with amino-acid sequence MKKTLFFLTLTCSTLALQAQDKKIAEECFRKADYKCAEEEYSKLVQTEKIQKFKSEYYNYLGTSQRRLGKTSSAFKSYESALKADPMSASVYANLGSIHGQKGNKQAALDYLNQGLKLEPENADMYLTRSKIYENLGKKDLAAKDLNQILTFAPDNIYARTGLANLKKNSGDLEGALKDYNQLISEKPESLLYSGRGDVYFKLKKNKEALADVNKAISIDPKFAQAYVNKALILFETAKPKEACATLDKAVSLGYEKPLLMEYYSKCEVKK; translated from the coding sequence ATGAAAAAAACTCTATTTTTTTTAACTTTAACATGTTCAACACTAGCACTGCAGGCGCAGGACAAAAAGATTGCCGAAGAGTGTTTTCGCAAGGCAGATTATAAATGTGCGGAAGAAGAATATTCGAAATTGGTTCAAACTGAAAAAATCCAGAAATTCAAATCAGAATATTACAATTACTTGGGAACCTCACAGAGGAGGCTTGGTAAAACAAGTTCAGCTTTCAAATCGTATGAATCTGCATTAAAAGCAGATCCTATGTCTGCTTCCGTTTATGCCAATTTAGGCTCTATTCACGGGCAAAAAGGAAATAAACAGGCTGCCCTTGATTATCTTAACCAGGGACTTAAGCTTGAACCTGAAAATGCGGACATGTACCTTACCCGTTCGAAAATCTACGAAAATTTAGGTAAAAAAGACCTTGCTGCAAAAGATTTGAACCAGATTCTCACTTTTGCGCCTGATAATATTTACGCAAGAACCGGACTGGCTAATCTTAAAAAGAACAGTGGTGATCTTGAAGGTGCATTGAAAGATTATAATCAGCTTATTTCCGAAAAACCGGAATCCCTTCTCTACAGTGGAAGAGGTGACGTGTACTTTAAGCTGAAAAAAAATAAAGAAGCACTCGCCGATGTCAATAAAGCTATTTCCATTGATCCTAAATTTGCCCAAGCTTACGTAAATAAAGCATTAATTTTATTTGAAACGGCAAAACCGAAAGAAGCCTGCGCAACTCTTGATAAGGCAGTAAGTCTCGGTTACGAAAAGCCTTTGTTGATGGAATATTATTCTAAATGTGAAGTGAAAAAATAA
- a CDS encoding DUF4421 family protein: MKVTILPLLFYFFPLISFAQEVNEEEAAQYLEEDKKKISVVAGLSYLHNSFGLLYKDKVFRLRPNDAFYTEFFLRYRWLDVSFSFAPKLTHINNDDPEKGKSKYFNFGFNFFLSPKIRQYIYYSQVKGLYFQDTKEFMRLLYGNDYDEEGYLQFPDAKYRSFKGETSYLWIGNKSDYRSFNNMTYEPLKDVVVVSTGLFYQYNILSDMNRIIYQGNAFNEVENTPSKDFRIALRSGGGIQKKIKNWYAILEVYPEIYYSKLINEDFHEFNIGGYSNGRVGYDNGNWFFGAGAQLNWINSSNENFYSATQWLFRAGIGFRFNSPTFVNRNFDKIDNILK, translated from the coding sequence ATGAAAGTTACAATCTTGCCATTATTGTTTTATTTTTTTCCATTAATTTCTTTTGCGCAGGAAGTTAATGAAGAAGAAGCAGCACAATATCTTGAAGAGGATAAAAAGAAAATTTCTGTAGTGGCGGGGCTGAGTTACCTTCATAATTCATTTGGTCTGTTATACAAAGACAAAGTTTTTCGTTTAAGGCCGAATGATGCCTTTTATACAGAATTTTTTCTGAGATACAGATGGCTGGATGTAAGTTTCTCTTTTGCCCCGAAACTTACCCATATCAATAATGATGATCCGGAAAAAGGAAAATCAAAATATTTCAATTTTGGATTTAATTTTTTTCTGAGCCCGAAAATCAGGCAGTATATCTATTATAGCCAGGTAAAAGGTCTTTACTTTCAGGATACCAAAGAATTTATGCGCCTATTGTATGGAAATGACTACGATGAAGAAGGCTATCTGCAGTTTCCCGATGCGAAATACCGTTCTTTCAAAGGAGAAACAAGCTATCTCTGGATAGGAAATAAGTCGGATTACAGAAGTTTTAATAATATGACTTATGAGCCGCTGAAAGATGTTGTTGTGGTAAGTACCGGATTATTTTATCAATATAATATCCTTAGTGACATGAATAGAATAATCTATCAGGGAAATGCATTTAACGAAGTCGAAAATACACCGTCTAAAGATTTCAGGATTGCTCTAAGATCGGGTGGTGGTATTCAGAAAAAAATAAAAAACTGGTATGCTATATTGGAAGTTTATCCCGAAATATACTATTCAAAATTGATAAACGAAGATTTTCATGAGTTTAATATCGGAGGATATTCCAATGGAAGGGTAGGATACGACAACGGAAATTGGTTTTTCGGAGCCGGAGCACAGCTCAACTGGATCAACAGTTCCAACGAAAATTTTTACTCAGCTACACAATGGCTTTTTCGTGCGGGAATTGGTTTTCGCTTTAATTCTCCTACATTTGTAAATAGAAACTTTGATAAAATAGATAATATTTTAAAATAA